One region of Gouania willdenowi chromosome 13, fGouWil2.1, whole genome shotgun sequence genomic DNA includes:
- the LOC114474034 gene encoding zinc finger protein 135-like isoform X1, with protein sequence MMTDSSAEQHSAVLPADVPDGVSSKHGLKLQDHLHIKKEEEELWESLEEKQETDITAVTVKTEDEEEEAQCSLLHWRQSEENIKGEPATCSSAKLMKVEPNGDISEGPEAANTCTQPDSDEEETDCSDTEDSEDWREPLSQSEAQSEHMDMSCESFQTSEVRTKNNTKETSQKREKPFGCNVCGKRFRNRADLKIHMRIHTGEKPFSCDVCGKSFGRNGSLKRHMIDHSGKKHFGCDVCGKGFFRKAELKRHNRIHTGEKPFSCDLCGKEFTHKTSLSEHMTCHTGEKPFDCDVCGKRFVSKRNLSGHKIIHTGEKPHVCDVCGQRFYRRFDLKRHMRTHTGG encoded by the coding sequence TGTTGCCTGCAGATGTTCCTGATGGTGTTTCCTCTAAACATGGACTGAAGCTCCAGGATcatctccacataaagaaggaagaggaagaactgtGGGAAAGTCTGGAGGAAAAGCAGGAGACAGATATCACGGCTGTTACTGTGAAgactgaagatgaagaggaggaagctcagtgttctctgctacactggagacaaagtgaggagaacatcaaaggagaacctgcaacctgcagctcagctaAACTCATGAAAGTAGAACCAAATGGAGACATCAGTGAAGGCCCAGAAGCTGCAAACACTTGTACACAACCAGACAGTGATGAAGAGGAAACAGACTGCTCTGACACTGAAGACAGTGAGGATTGGAGGGAACCTTTGTCCCAGTCTGAAGCTCAGAGTGAACACATGGACATGAGCTGTGAGAGCTTTCAAACATCTGAGGTCAGGACTAAGAACAACACCAAAGAAACATCGCAGAAaagagagaaaccctttggttgtAACGTGTGTGGGAAACGATTTCGCAACAGAGCTGATCTGAAGATCCAcatgagaattcacacaggagagaaaccttttagttgtgatgtttgtggaaaAAGCTTTGGCCGCAATGGGTCTTTAAAAAGACACATGATCGACCACTCAGGGAAGAAACATTTTGGTTGTGATGTGTGTGGTAAAGGGTTTTTTCGCAAGGCTGAACTTAAACGACATAATAGAATTCACACAGGGGAGAAACCCTTTAGTTGTGATTTATGTGGTAAAGAATTTACTCATAAAACGAGTCTTTCAGAACACATGACTtgccacacaggagagaaaccttttgattgtgatgtttgtgggaaACGATTTGTTTCTAAGAGGAATCTTTCCGGACACAAGataattcacacaggagagaaaccccatgtttgtgatgtttgtggtcaAAGGTTTTATCGCAGGTTTGATCTGAAGCGACACATGAGAACTCACACTGGAGGTTAA
- the LOC114474034 gene encoding zinc finger protein 135-like isoform X2 codes for MMTDSSAEQHSADVPDGVSSKHGLKLQDHLHIKKEEEELWESLEEKQETDITAVTVKTEDEEEEAQCSLLHWRQSEENIKGEPATCSSAKLMKVEPNGDISEGPEAANTCTQPDSDEEETDCSDTEDSEDWREPLSQSEAQSEHMDMSCESFQTSEVRTKNNTKETSQKREKPFGCNVCGKRFRNRADLKIHMRIHTGEKPFSCDVCGKSFGRNGSLKRHMIDHSGKKHFGCDVCGKGFFRKAELKRHNRIHTGEKPFSCDLCGKEFTHKTSLSEHMTCHTGEKPFDCDVCGKRFVSKRNLSGHKIIHTGEKPHVCDVCGQRFYRRFDLKRHMRTHTGG; via the coding sequence ATGTTCCTGATGGTGTTTCCTCTAAACATGGACTGAAGCTCCAGGATcatctccacataaagaaggaagaggaagaactgtGGGAAAGTCTGGAGGAAAAGCAGGAGACAGATATCACGGCTGTTACTGTGAAgactgaagatgaagaggaggaagctcagtgttctctgctacactggagacaaagtgaggagaacatcaaaggagaacctgcaacctgcagctcagctaAACTCATGAAAGTAGAACCAAATGGAGACATCAGTGAAGGCCCAGAAGCTGCAAACACTTGTACACAACCAGACAGTGATGAAGAGGAAACAGACTGCTCTGACACTGAAGACAGTGAGGATTGGAGGGAACCTTTGTCCCAGTCTGAAGCTCAGAGTGAACACATGGACATGAGCTGTGAGAGCTTTCAAACATCTGAGGTCAGGACTAAGAACAACACCAAAGAAACATCGCAGAAaagagagaaaccctttggttgtAACGTGTGTGGGAAACGATTTCGCAACAGAGCTGATCTGAAGATCCAcatgagaattcacacaggagagaaaccttttagttgtgatgtttgtggaaaAAGCTTTGGCCGCAATGGGTCTTTAAAAAGACACATGATCGACCACTCAGGGAAGAAACATTTTGGTTGTGATGTGTGTGGTAAAGGGTTTTTTCGCAAGGCTGAACTTAAACGACATAATAGAATTCACACAGGGGAGAAACCCTTTAGTTGTGATTTATGTGGTAAAGAATTTACTCATAAAACGAGTCTTTCAGAACACATGACTtgccacacaggagagaaaccttttgattgtgatgtttgtgggaaACGATTTGTTTCTAAGAGGAATCTTTCCGGACACAAGataattcacacaggagagaaaccccatgtttgtgatgtttgtggtcaAAGGTTTTATCGCAGGTTTGATCTGAAGCGACACATGAGAACTCACACTGGAGGTTAA
- the LOC114474031 gene encoding zinc finger protein OZF-like isoform X1, which translates to MKNEEEKLIKEIMTQQSQETKQTDREPEEKLEVKALFQTKRIPANVLFGESTHGLQLQDHLHIKKEEEELWESLEEKQETDITAVTVKSEDEEEEAQCSLLHWRQSEENIKGEPATCSSAKLMKVEPNGDISEGPEAANTCTQPDSDGEETDCSDTEDSEDWREPLSQSEAQSEHMDMSCESFQTSEVRTENNTKRTSHNRDKRFGCDVCGKRFGHRGHLKSHMRIHTGEKPFSCDVCGQRFPYKTSLSGHMRTHTGQKPYGCDVCGQRFPYKTSLSAHMRIHTGQKPYGCDICGQSFPYRTSLSGHMRIHTGQKPYGCDVCGQSFPYKTSLSGHMRIHTGEKPFGCDVCSQGFRHKSDLKNHMRIHTGEKPFGCEICGQSFTRKESLSGHMRIHTGVKPCKCDVCEKGFNSKSELQRHMLTHTG; encoded by the exons atgaagaatgaggaggagaag TTGATAAAGGagatcatgactcagcaaagccAGGAGACAAAGCAGACTGACAGAGAACCTGAGGAG AAACTGGAAGTAAAAGCTTTGTTCCAGACCAAGAGGATTCCAGCCAACGTCCTGTTTG GAGAATCCACTCATGGTCTGCAGCTCCAGGATcatctccacataaagaaggaagaggaggaacTGTGGGAAAGTCTGGAGGAAAAGCAGGAGACGGATATCACTGCTGTTACTGTGAagagtgaagatgaagaggaggaagctcagtgttctctgctacactggagacaaagtgaggagaacatcaaaggagaacctgcaacctgcagctcagcCAAACTCATGAAAGTTGAACCAAATGGAGACATCAGTGAAGGCCCAGAAGCAGCAAACACTTGTACacaaccagacagtgatggagaggAAACAGACTGCTCTGACACTGAAGACAGTGAGGATTGGAGGGAACCTTTGTCCCAGTCTGAAGCTCAGAGTGAACACATGGACATGAGCTGTGAGAGCTTTCAAACATCTGAGGTTAGGACTGAGAACAACACCAAAAGAACATCACACAACAGAGATAAACGCTTTGGTTGTGACGTGTGTGGGAAACGATTTGGACACAGAGGACATCTGAAGAgtcacatgagaatccacacaggagagaaaccatttagttgtgatgtttgtggtcaAAGATTTCCTTATAAGACAAGTCTTTCTGGGCACATGAGAACTCACACAGGACAGAAACCCTATGGTTGTGACGTTTGTGGTCAAAGATTTCCTTATAAGACAAGTCTTTCTGCGCAcatgagaattcacacaggacAGAAACCCTATGGTTGTGACATTTGTGGTCAAAGTTTTCCTTATAGGACGAGTCTTTCTGGGCAcatgagaattcacacaggacAGAAACCCTATGGTTGTGACGTTTGTGGTCAAAGTTTTCCTTATAAAACAAGTCTTTCTGggcacatgagaatccacacaggagagaaaccttttggttgtgatgtttgtagtcaaGGATTTCGTCACAAGTCTGATCTGAAGAACCAcatgagaattcacacaggagagaaaccttttggttgtgaaatttgtggTCAAAGTTTTACTCGCAAGGAAAGTCTTTCCGgtcacatgagaatccacacaggagtgAAACCttgtaaatgtgatgtttgtgaaAAAGGATTTAATTCCAAATCTGAACTGCAGCGACACATGTTAACCCACACAGGGTAG
- the LOC114474031 gene encoding zinc finger and SCAN domain-containing protein 12-like isoform X2: MKNEEEKLIKEIMTQQSQETKQTDREPEEKLEVKALFQTKRIPANVLFGESTHGLQLQDHLHIKKEEEELWESLEEKQETDITAVTVKSEDEEEEAQCSLLHWRQRESTHGLQLQDHLHIKKEEEELWESLEEKQETDITAVTVKTEDEEEEAQCSLLHWRQSEENIKGEPATCSSAKLMKVEPNGDISEGPEAANTCTQPDSDGEETDCSDTEDSEDWREPLSQSEAQSEHMDMSCESFQTSEVSTENNTKETSHNREKPFGCDVCDKHEKSLLGHMTVHTGEKPNECDVCQKIFITKTNLNRHIKIHTRENPCF; the protein is encoded by the exons atgaagaatgaggaggagaag TTGATAAAGGagatcatgactcagcaaagccAGGAGACAAAGCAGACTGACAGAGAACCTGAGGAG AAACTGGAAGTAAAAGCTTTGTTCCAGACCAAGAGGATTCCAGCCAACGTCCTGTTTG GAGAATCCACTCATGGTCTGCAGCTCCAGGATcatctccacataaagaaggaagaggaggaacTGTGGGAAAGTCTGGAGGAAAAGCAGGAGACGGATATCACTGCTGTTACTGTGAagagtgaagatgaagaggaggaagctcagtgttctctgctacactggagacaaa gAGAATCCACTCATGGTCTGCAGCTCCAGGATcatctccacataaagaaggaagaggaagaactgtGGGAAAGTCTGGAGGAAAAGCAGGAGACAGATATCACGGCTGTTACTGTGAAgactgaagatgaagaggaggaagctcagtgttctctgctacactggagacaaagtgaggagaacatcaaaggagaacctgcaacctgcagctcagctaaactcatgaaagtagaaccaaatggagacatcagtgaaggcccagaagcagcaaacacttgtacacaaccagacagtgatggagaggAAACAGACTGCTCTGACACTGAAGACAGTGAGGATTGGAGGGAACCTTTGTCCCAGTCTGAAGCTCAGAGTGAACACATGGACATGAGCTGTGAGAGCTTTCAAACATCTGAGGTTAGCACTGAGAACAACACCAAAGAAACATCACACAACAGAGAGAAACCATTTGGTTGTGACGTGTGTGATAAACATGAGAAAAGTCTTTTGGGACACATGAcagtccacacaggagagaaacccaatgaatgtgatgtttgtcagaAAATATTCATCACCAAAACTAATCTGAATAGACATATTAAAATTCACACGAGagaaaatccatgtttttga